A stretch of the bacterium genome encodes the following:
- a CDS encoding CDP-glycerol glycerophosphotransferase family protein, which yields MGRFPKKLLTFLRICAVSIFGWAILVPLSRLFPKKRGSVLFIEQAPGLFADNCKYLFLHHARTREGGVFLTRDAQTADLLRNVSLPVIRGRSLRAWGALLRAETVVVDGFSLRTGIRFFIAYGSRKIQLWHGFPLKKINLQRYPSPHSLPARTALAFWTFAGRFPLYDLLLSTSSFCTERALAGAFRARSVTDAGYPRNDVLFRSPTAEDLLGTDAAAMATLGRLKEQGKYLILYAPTFRDSGGDAVCDGALDLEKLDDFARRAGAVVVFKAHFNEDVRPDAARYRHLLVYGTGADVYPALPLFDLLVTDYSSIFFDYLLTRKPVVFFPYDYEKYIVRDRPLIFNYRDMTPGPVCFTQHELEEAIRTIMSGDDAFASRREEMLAKAFTFPDGNSSERILKLLETGWES from the coding sequence ATGGGAAGATTCCCGAAAAAGCTTCTGACGTTTCTGCGCATCTGCGCCGTTTCCATCTTCGGATGGGCGATCCTCGTTCCGCTTTCCCGGCTGTTCCCCAAAAAAAGAGGGTCGGTTCTTTTCATCGAACAGGCCCCGGGTTTGTTCGCCGACAACTGCAAATACCTGTTCCTCCACCATGCCCGCACCAGGGAAGGCGGCGTCTTTCTCACCCGGGATGCGCAAACCGCCGATCTGCTCCGTAACGTTTCTCTTCCCGTCATCAGGGGAAGGTCCCTGCGGGCCTGGGGCGCTTTGTTGCGCGCCGAAACCGTGGTGGTGGACGGTTTCAGTCTCAGAACCGGTATCAGGTTTTTCATTGCCTACGGCAGCCGTAAAATTCAACTCTGGCATGGGTTTCCGCTGAAAAAGATCAACCTGCAGCGTTATCCCTCGCCCCACTCGCTCCCGGCCCGGACCGCCCTGGCCTTCTGGACTTTCGCCGGGCGTTTTCCGCTTTACGACCTGCTCCTTTCCACCTCCTCGTTCTGCACGGAACGGGCTTTGGCCGGGGCGTTCCGGGCCCGCTCGGTCACCGACGCCGGGTACCCCCGGAACGACGTCCTTTTCCGCTCGCCAACGGCGGAAGATCTTCTGGGAACGGACGCTGCGGCCATGGCCACCCTGGGACGACTGAAGGAGCAAGGAAAGTACCTGATTCTGTACGCTCCGACCTTTCGGGACAGCGGCGGGGACGCGGTGTGCGACGGCGCCCTGGATCTGGAGAAGCTCGACGACTTTGCCCGCCGCGCGGGGGCTGTGGTCGTTTTCAAAGCCCATTTCAACGAGGACGTCCGCCCGGACGCCGCCCGGTATCGACACCTGCTTGTCTACGGGACCGGAGCCGATGTGTACCCGGCGCTCCCTCTTTTCGACCTCCTCGTCACCGATTATTCTTCCATCTTTTTCGATTACCTGCTGACCCGGAAACCGGTGGTGTTTTTCCCCTACGACTATGAAAAATACATAGTCCGCGACCGGCCGCTCATTTTCAACTACCGGGACATGACGCCGGGGCCGGTATGCTTCACCCAGCATGAATTGGAGGAAGCCATTCGTACGATCATGAGCGGTGACGATGCCTTTGCCTCCCGGCGGGAAGAAATGCTGGCCAAGGCGTTCACTTTCCCGGACGGGAACAGTTCCGAAAGGATACTCAAACTGCTGGAGACGGGATGGGAGAGTTGA